The Pyrococcus kukulkanii genome contains a region encoding:
- a CDS encoding chemotaxis protein CheD encodes MMQEIKVGIGDYAVGKGRGIISTYGLGSCVGITLYDKVTKVGGLLHALLPEASRYGGRGNPAKYVDTGLQLLLKDVLKLGASKFRLEAKLFGGAHMFENVRSEELKIGEKNIEVAKRELKRLGIRLVAEDTGGKGGRTIYLDLSTGKVRMRKVLEGKVIEKVY; translated from the coding sequence ATGATGCAGGAGATTAAGGTTGGGATTGGAGATTATGCGGTAGGAAAAGGTAGGGGGATAATAAGCACGTACGGGTTAGGTAGCTGTGTAGGAATTACCCTGTACGATAAGGTGACTAAGGTTGGTGGATTGCTCCACGCTCTCCTCCCTGAGGCCTCCAGATATGGAGGGAGAGGTAATCCAGCGAAGTACGTTGATACTGGGCTACAATTACTACTTAAAGATGTTCTTAAGCTCGGAGCTTCAAAATTCAGACTTGAAGCTAAGCTCTTTGGAGGGGCTCACATGTTTGAGAACGTTAGGAGTGAAGAATTAAAGATCGGAGAAAAGAACATTGAAGTTGCAAAGCGAGAGCTAAAGAGGCTCGGAATAAGGCTTGTGGCTGAAGATACGGGAGGAAAGGGGGGTAGAACAATCTATCTAGATTTATCCACAGGAAAGGTTCGAATGAGAAAAGTCTTGGAAGGTAAGGTTATCGAGAAAGTCTACTAG
- a CDS encoding chemotaxis protein CheC, with amino-acid sequence MKKSEWYKDIFREASNIAISHALTALSQMIGGPIEVKPPEVEIVSRVEFLKRLAERGVSNSFTVMFDITEGLSGLAILQFPKQSALNISAVLMGMEPGSVTELDDMGKSALMEVGNILISVYTDILSNLMGESVSLSPPKPAESLYDIEKELGRPDLRDVESIIVFKSSFHKQDIGVESYFYIVPTPESFTKLVKKLESQVIEEVEKQ; translated from the coding sequence ATGAAGAAGAGCGAGTGGTATAAGGACATATTCAGAGAGGCCTCAAACATAGCGATCTCCCATGCCCTAACGGCATTATCACAGATGATTGGCGGGCCAATAGAAGTGAAGCCCCCCGAAGTGGAAATAGTATCAAGAGTTGAATTCCTCAAAAGATTGGCAGAGAGAGGAGTTTCAAACAGCTTCACAGTCATGTTTGATATTACTGAGGGTCTTTCGGGTTTAGCCATACTCCAATTCCCCAAGCAGAGTGCACTAAACATAAGTGCCGTCTTAATGGGCATGGAACCTGGGAGCGTTACGGAACTCGATGATATGGGCAAATCAGCGCTAATGGAAGTAGGTAATATTCTGATATCCGTGTACACAGATATTCTTTCAAATCTCATGGGTGAGTCTGTCTCTTTAAGTCCCCCAAAGCCTGCTGAATCACTTTATGATATAGAGAAGGAATTAGGGAGGCCTGATTTAAGGGATGTTGAGAGTATTATAGTCTTCAAATCTAGCTTTCACAAGCAGGATATTGGCGTTGAGAGCTACTTCTACATTGTACCAACTCCAGAATCCTTCACTAAGCTCGTGAAGAAACTAGAAAGCCAGGTAATCGAAGAGGTTGAGAAGCAATGA